A genome region from Neoarius graeffei isolate fNeoGra1 chromosome 21, fNeoGra1.pri, whole genome shotgun sequence includes the following:
- the ovch1 gene encoding ovochymase-1, with protein sequence MIYGLFFETVILCKKAMLVIVCLVFTLFNSGIAGKLPTLNGATSHQVYYRNTTYGNNLDAIAGVRAFIHEDEAESWTVGGKEAWPHSWPWQVVLSFANVPVCGGAILNRYWIVTASHCFKRYTKESLWLVRAGKHDLGNEMESCQQDAKVDKIITHKGYNSITKQHDIALLKLQTPLLFDECVRPVPVWSTDLPSLKRCTVTGWGSTTESGPHVNRLQEANVTILESDTCVMFYGGLIHSSMVCAGDMTGRLDACQGDSGSPLSCFTGKGYELAGIVSWGAGCGQTWKPGVYTKVVFYIKWINSVIDAVRSMQVTKCGQAKVKPCRLDQGYIGFKSTEPSGEQRLVNLTEACPHSWPWQVSLQREDSHYCSGTLIDKCWALTSRHCRVVAGDTVVLGAHELNSTGSQHASVKAVYSQAYDSGYPPLHDIALINLSVPARLGSSVFPVCIPDKDMRFDHHSSCVTTGWGYKRSTPNLRPDVLHQALVNPLQEQACWSGWGQIFSSSVLLCTQPAASSSCLGDAGAPLLCQKNGRYYLAGMMALEVKWCDLQKPAIFTSLSSFRSWIENIMTNEGL encoded by the exons ATGATTTATGGGTTGTTTTTTGAAACTGTAATTCTATGCAAGAAAGCGATGTTGGTTATTGTATGCCTCGTTTTCACGTTATTTAATAGTGGAATCG CTGGCAAACTTCCCACTCTGAATGGAGCTACATCACATCAGGTTTATTATAGAAACACGACATATGGGAACAATTTAGATG CTATAGCAGGTGTGAGAGCTTTCATTCATGAGGACGAGGCAGAGTCATGGACTGTGGGTGGGAAAGAGGCATGGCCTCACTCATGGCCATGGCAGGTAGTATTGAGTTTTGCCAATGTGCCAGTCTGTGGTGGTGCCATCCTCAACCGGTACTGGATCGTCACAGCCAGCCACTGCTTCAAGCG ATATACTAAAGAATCACTCTGGTTAGTGAGGGctggaaaacatgatttggggaaTGAAATGGAGTCCTGCCAACAG GATGCCAAAGTGGATAAAATAATCACTCACAAGGGCTATAACAGCATAACCAAACAGCACGACATCGCCCTGCTGAAGCTGCAGACTCCACTGCTGTTTGATGAATGTGTGAGGCCCGTTCCTGTCTGGAGCACAGACTTGCCTTCACTGAAACGATGCACCGTTACAGGATGGGGTTCCACCACTGAGA GTGGCCCCCATGTCAACAGGCTTCAAGAGGCCAATGTTACCATACTGGAGTCTGATACATGTGTCATGTTTTATGGAGGGCTTATCCATTCCTCTATGGTGTGTGCTGGAGACATGACAGGACGTTTGGATGCGTGTCAG GGGGATTCTGGAAGTCCTCTGTCCTGCTTCACAGGAAAGGGGTATGAACTTGCTGGAATTGTTAGCTGGGGAGCAGGCTGTGGCCAGACATGGAAACCAGGGGTCTACACTAAGGTTGTGTTTTACATCAAGTGGATTAATTCCGTCATTGATG CTGTGCGTTCCATGCAAGTGACAAAGTGTGGCCAGGCCAAGGTGAAACCCTGCAGGCTCGATCAAGGCTATATAGGTTTCAAGTCAACTGAGCCCAGTGGAGAGCAGAGACTGGTAAACCTGACTGAGGCATGCCCTCACTCCTGGCCCTGGCAGGTCAGCTTACAACGTGAAGACTCCCACTACTGCAGTGGTACACTCATTGACAAATGCTGGGCTCTAACTTCACGCCACTGCCGTGTTGT AGCTGGAGATACGGTGGTGCTTGGTGCCCATGAGCTCAACTCCACAGGAAGTCAGCATGCATCAGTCAAGGCGGTCTACAGCCAGGCTTATGATAGCGGCTACCCTCCACTGCATGACATTGCTCTCATCAACCTCAGTGTTCCAGCTCGACTAG gatcTTCAGTATTCCCAGTTTGTATCCCAGATAAAGACATGAGGTTTGATCACCACTCATCTTGTGTGACCACAGGATGGGGTTATAAAAGGTCAACAC CAAACCTAAGACCTGATGTTCTGCATCAGGCCCTAGTGAATCCACTACAGGAGCAGGCCTGCTGGAGTGGCTGGGGTCAGATTTTCAGCTCCAGTGTCCTCCTGTGCACACAACCTGCTGCCTCATCATCCTGCCTG GGTGATGCTGGAGCACCACTTTTGTGCCAAAAAAATGGCCGGTACTATCTGGCTGGCATGATGGCATTGGAGGTAAAGTGGTGTGATCTCCAGAAACCAGCCATCTTTACTAGTCTTTCCAGCTTCCGGTCCTGGATTGAGAATATTATGACCAATGAAGGACTAtaa